A region of Culicoides brevitarsis isolate CSIRO-B50_1 chromosome 1, AGI_CSIRO_Cbre_v1, whole genome shotgun sequence DNA encodes the following proteins:
- the LOC134838247 gene encoding cytochrome b-c1 complex subunit 10, whose amino-acid sequence MIRIPFGPKHAEMASRWVPSLMSFGAAAGLGVCYYTDFKMVLQYLPFYNTKYRKDDE is encoded by the exons atGATCAGAATCCCATTCGGTCCCAAACATGCTGAAATGGCATCAAGATG GGTGCCCAGCTTGATGTCTTTCGGAGCAGCTGCAGGTCTTGGAGTTTGTTATTACACAGATTTTAAGATGGTGTTGCAATATCTTCCCTTCTACAACACCAAATACCGCAAGGACGATGAATAA
- the LOC134838181 gene encoding zinc finger protein 879-like has protein sequence MSDMIICRLCLLNGEATYYNVFETKSTEKIWKLLEIEIREDDPHPKNICIDCLKRLNDFSTFAEQCRSCQDVFVLHCSMANSKNNQNLLIEDPNLVQIFPQEPHFEISFVTATPPTEQQLPSVLPQVEEPMPEMIKIPEIEPEDEEIHVSEDESEVELNYDDPEKILNASPMKGKLIKRPKVLIRDAKLTVRGKELNKLMSDFYTLECDVCSKEGKRSKTYKDIYNLFNHYKSRHGIKGYVVCCGQRLFKARALALHMCRHLEPESFRCPDCNKMLTCPKILQYHRQNHLPEDQRPLACKQCPRRFSYNSALIAHSISHLPEDQRNSYSCSECGKSYCSAGRLSSHLNLAHSKTGEEFSCHLCQKRFTSKGNLSYHLTTHQPNLHSMQCKICEKWLKNKVCLRKHMIQHSAERLKCHLCSDYETVNKQCLANHIRIKHNDEKNFLCEICNKSFKLKNTLKNHLRQHTKETPYSCEFCKRKFTSSGNFYAHRKRMHAAQVQQLKEQKEREAATQRQLAKAC, from the exons ATGAGTGACATGATCATCTGTCGATTGTGTCTCTTAAACGGAGAAGCAACTTACTACAAtgtttttgagacaaaatccACGGAAAAGATTTGGAAACTGCTCGAAATCGAg ATCCGCGAAGACGATCCGCATCCAAAAAACATCTGCATCGACTGCCTAAAACGCTTGAATGACTTCAGCACTTTTGCCGAGCAATGTCGATCGTGCCAAGACGTCTTCGTACTTCATTGTTCCATGGCAAAcagcaaaaataatcaaaatttactcaTCGAAGACCCGAATTTGGTGCAAATTTTTCCGCAAGAACCCCATTTCGAGATTAGTTTTGTCACTGCGACGCCGCCCACGGAGCAACAACTGCCTTCAGTATTGCCGCAAGTCGAGGAACCAATGcctgaaatgataaaaataccCGAAATTGAGCCCGAAGATGAAGAAATTCACGTTTCTGAGGACGAATCTGAGGTAGAATTGAATTACGACGATCCCGAAAAGATTTTGAATGCAAGTCCGATGAAGGGAAAACTCATAAAACGACCAAAAGTGTTAATAAGAGATGCAAAGTTGACTGTTCGAGGCAAAGAATTGAACAAACTAATGTCGGATTTTTACACGTTAGAGTGCGATGTGTGTTCAAAAGAgggaaaaaggtcaaaaacgTACAAAGACATCTACAATTTGTTCAATCATTACAAATCGCGGCACGGAATCAAGGGTTATGTCGTTTGTTGCGGGCAACGTCTCTTCAAGGCACGCGCTTTGGCTCTTCACATGTGTCGTCATTTGGAGCCCGAATCGTTTCGGTGTCCCGATTGCAATAAAATGTTGACTTGTCCGAAAATTCTGCAGTATCATCGTCAAAATCATCTTCCGGAGGATCAACGCCCGCTGGCTTGCAAACAATGTCCGCGTCGTTTTTCCTACAATTCCGCCTTAATTGCCCATTCCATCAGTCACCTGCCCGAAGATCAACGAAATAGTTACAGTTGCAGCGAATGCGGAAAATCTTATTGCAGCGCGGGTCGTCTTTCGTCCCATCTCAATTTAGCACATTCCAAGACGGGCGAAGAGTTTTCCTGTCATCTCTGTCAAAAACGCTTCACGAGCAAAGGCAACCTTTCGTACCATTTGACGACGCATCAACCGAATCTCCATTCCATGCAGTgcaaaatttgcgaaaaatggcTCAAGAACAAGGTTTGCTTGCGAAAACACATGATCCAACATTCCGCCGAACGGTTAAAGTGTCATTTGTGTTCGGATTATGAGACGGTGAACAAGCAATGTTTGGCGAATCATATCCGGATCAAGCATAACGatgagaaaaactttttgtgtgaaatttgtAACAAGTCTTTTAAGCTGAAAAATACTCTGAAAAATCATTTGAGACAACATACGAAAGAGACGCCTTATAGTTGCGAGTTTTGCAAGCGAAAGTTTACGAGCAGTGGCAATTTTTATGCACATCGGAAGCGGATGCATGCGGCTCAGGTGCAACAATTGAAGGAACAGAAAGAGAGGGAAGCTGCGACGCAACGACAACTCGCAAAagcttgttaa
- the LOC134828176 gene encoding serine/threonine-protein kinase grp, with the protein MNPSKEFVDGWTIAQTLGEGAYGEVKLLINSHSGDAVAMKMVDLKKHPDAINSVKKEVAIQRNLQHVNILKFFGKRSQGDTEFIFLEYASGGELFDRIEPDVGMNPADAQRYFRQLLSGVEYLHEKGIAHRDLKPENLLLDEHDNIKISDFGMATMFRMKGRERLLTTKCGTLPYVAPEVLSKPYAAVPADIWSCGIILVTLLSGELPWDQPTTNCIEYLAWESNNYQSRSPWTKLNTLAISLLRKILAVEPEQRLTLSNIMQHRWCMQKIKQPDDDLDVTDSGTNEPHRNKRLCSNQNLMGSNTDDSLSRMCLSQPMPSVNYSVSDVSGDCEAPNNASTYGDRISFCFSQPTMMDDMLLCTQMNATQCANPFQRLVKRMTRFCVTTSFDETVQKLTDALEKLGFKYKTHDENLLTIMTTDRRKADLIFKATLLEMDGKIMLDFRLSKGCGLDFKRGFIKIRETLTKEGIVAKIPTAFAFASILEK; encoded by the exons atgaacccGAGCAAAGAATTTGTCGATGGATGGACAATCGCACAAACGTTAGGCGAAGGCGCTTATGGAGag gtaAAACTTCTCATTAACTCACATTCCGGCGATGCAGTTGCCATGAAAATGGTCGATTTGAAGAAACATCCCGACGCCATCAACTCCGTAAAAAAAGAAGTTGCAATCCAACGAAATTTGCAACACGTGAACATTCTCAAGTTCTTCGGGAAACGCTCTCAGGGCGACACGGAATTCATTTTTCTCGAATATGCGTCGGGCGGGGAGCTTTTCGATCGTATCGAGCCCGATGTTGGAATGAATCCGGCTGATGCGCAACGTTATTTTCGTCAATTGTTGTCTGGCGTCGAGTATTTGCACGAAAAAGGTATCGCTCATCGTGATTTGAAGCCCGAAAATTTGCTGCTGGATGAACAtgacaacataaaaatttcggaTTTTGGCATGGCGACCATGTTTCGGATGAAGGGGCGTGAAAGATTGTTAACGACAAAGTGTGGGACGTTGCCATATGTCGCGCCGGAGGTACTTTCGAAGCCATATGCTGCCGTTCCTGCTGATATTTGGTCTTGCGGGATAATTTTAGTTACTTTGTTGTCGGGAGAATTGCCGTGGGATCAGCCGACAACGAATTGCATCGAATATCTCGCATGGGAATCGAATAATTATCAATCACGATCGCCTTGGACCAAGTTAAATACGCTTGCAATCTCGTTACTGAGGAAAATTCTCGCCGTCGAACCCGAACAACGACTAACTTTGAGCAATATTATGCAACATCGATGGTGCATGCAAAAAATCAAGCAACCCGACGACGATTTGGATGTCACTGACTCCGGAACGAACGAACCGCATCGCAATAAACGCTTATGCTCCAATCAAAATCTCATGGGAAGCAACACAGACGACTCGTTATCGCGAATGTGTCTTTCGCAGCCGATGCCGTCGGTGAATTATTCCGTTTCTGACGTCAGCGGCGATTGTGAGGCGCCAAATAACGCAAGCACGTATGGCGATCGCATCAGTTTCTGCTTCTCGCAACCCACAATGATGGATGACATGTTGCTTTGCACGCAAATGAACGCGACGCAATGCGCGAATCCATTCCAGCGACTCGTGAAACGCATGACGCGCTTCTGTGTGACGACGAGTTTCGACGAAACGGTGCAAAAATTGACGGATGCCTTGGAGAAATTGGGCTTCAAGTACAAGACGcacgatgaaaatttgttgacaATTATGACGACGGATCGAAGGAAGGCGGATTTGATCTTTAAAGCGACTTTGTTGGAAATGGATGGCAAAATTATGCTCGATTTCCGATTGTCGAAGGGTTGCGGGCTGGATTTTAAACGTGGATTTATCAAAATTCGAGAAACATTGACGAAAGAAGGAATCGTTGCCAAAATTCCGACGGCTTTTGCCTTTGCTTCCATATTAGAGAAATAg